The Plectropomus leopardus isolate mb chromosome 15, YSFRI_Pleo_2.0, whole genome shotgun sequence genome has a segment encoding these proteins:
- the b3gnt2b gene encoding N-acetyllactosaminide beta-1,3-N-acetylglucosaminyltransferase 2: MALLRRRLKLVVTVTMVNLFIFIIISRHSSQDKNDHHKVHVPSKPFWTKLVPNSAYWNRQQQIMDLQNNPVLMANNSTADIPDWINDTSLTSDPCHPNLRVTTQLKDYNSLPDRFKDFLAYMHCRSYPIMVDQPHICKAPPFLLLAVKSLAPHFDRRQAIRQSWGQAGVIANQTVVTIFLLGNATAGDHHPDLSEMLHYESARHKDIIQWDYRDSFFNLTVKEVLFLEWIQTRCSGARFIFKGDDDVFVNTYRILDFLKGLSEPKAKDLFVGDVITNAGPHRDKKVKYFIPESMYVGTYPPYAGGGGYLYSGDIAARLHNASQHVALYPIDDVYTGMCLRKLGLAPEKHKGFRTFNIEEKYRSNPCAYKSLMLVHPRTPQEMIQIWAWLSSPNLTCQ, translated from the coding sequence ATGGCGCTGCTGCGGAGAAGGCTAAAGCTTGTTGTGACGGTGACGATGGTCAacctcttcatcttcatcatcatctcccGACACAGCAGCCAAGACAAAAACGACCATCACAAGGTCCACGTCCCCTCCAAACCCTTCTGGACCAAACTGGTTCCCAACTCTGCTTACTGGAACCGCCAGCAGCAGATTATGGACCTTCAGAACAATCCCGTCCTGATGGCCAACAACAGCACCGCAGACATTCCTGACTGGATCAACGACACcagtttgacctctgacccctgccATCCTAACCTCAGGGTAACTACTCAGTTGAAGGACTACAATTCCCTACCGGACCGCTTTAAGGACTTCCTGGCTTACATGCACTGCCGCTCGTATCCGATCATGGTGGACCAGCCTCACATCTGTAAGGCGCCGCCGTTCCTGCTTCTGGCTGTCAAGTCCCTGGCGCCGCACTTTGACCGTCGCCAGGCCATCCGCCAGTCCTGGGGACAGGCGGGTGTCATAGCTAATCAGACAGTGGTTACCATCTTCCTCCTTGGCAACGCCACAGCTGGGGATCACCACCCGGATCTGTCCGAGATGCTGCACTACGAGAGCGCCCGCCATAAAGACATCATCCAGTGGGATTACAGAGACTCATTCTTTAACTTAACCGTCAAGGAAGTTCTGTTCCTGGAGTGGATCCAGACCCGCTGCTCCGGTGCTCGCTTCATCTTCAAAGGCGACGACGACGTCTTTGTCAACACGTACCGCATCCTGGACTTCCTCAAGGGCCTCTCGGAGCCCAAAGCCAAGGACCTGTTTGTGGGTGACGTGATCACAAACGCGGGGCCGCACCGAGACAAAAAGGTCAAGTACTTTATCCCGGAGAGCATGTACGTTGGGACGTACCCTCCGTACGCAGGAGGAGGCGGGTACCTTTACTCTGGTGACATCGCTGCTCGTCTGCACAACGCGTCCCAACATGTAGCGCTCTACCCGATAGACGACGTCTACACGGGGATGTGTCTTAGGAAACTAGGACTGGCCCCCGAGAAGCACAAAGGCTTCAGGACCTTTAACATCGAGGAGAAGTACAGGTCGAACCCCTGCGCCTACAAGAGCTTAATGCTCGTTCACCCGAGGACCCCGCAGGAGATGATCCAGATCTGGGCCTGGCTCAGCAGCCCTAACCTGACCTGCCAGTGA